In Candidatus Defluviilinea gracilis, the genomic window GAAATCTTCTTCGATGTCCGCTGGACGTTTTGGGAAGCGCTCCCCTTTGCAGTTATCGTCGCAGTGCTTGCGGGCATCATGCTTGGTATCCCTGTGCTTAAAATCCGCGGAGATTACCTCGCCATCATCACCCTCGGCTTCGGCGAAATCATCCGCATCATGTTCCTGTCGGATTTCCTCAAACCCTATTTTGGCGGATCATTCGGCATTGTGTCGATCGCCTCGCCCACCATCGGCGGGATTGTTCTGGACTCGTCGCAAACGCTGTATTACGTTATTCTGGCGGCGTGTTTCGTCGCTTTGTTCGTAGCCTACCGCCTGCGCGACTCGCGTATTGGCCGCGCTTGGAAGGCGATCCGCGAGGATGAAGATGTGGCGCAAGCCATGGGCATCAACCTCACCGCCACAAAACTTCTCGCTTTTGCAACCGGCGCGGCGTTCGGCGGACTGAGCGGCGCGATCTTTGCCGCCAAACTTTCCACAGTGTACCCGCATAGTTTTACGCTCATCACCTCGATCAATGTGCTGGCGCTCATCATCGTCGGCGGGATGGGAAGCCTGCCCGGCGTGATCGTGGGCGGCTTGTTACTGGCGGGTCTGCCCGAGCTACTCCGCGAATTCTCGGAATACCGCCTCTTGATCTTCGGCATCCTGCTCATCGTCATGATGCTCAACAAGCCGGAAGGCTTTCTGCCGGAAGCAGTGCACAAGCGCGAGTTCCATGAAGATGAAAATCTCAGCCACGCCGCAGGCGGCTAGGCAGGTATATAAAAATGGCAAACATACTTACCGCAGAAACAGTGACAAAACGCTTTGGCGGTCTTACCGCAGTCAACACTCTTTCCATCGAGATCCCTGAAAAGTCCATCTACAGTGTGATCGGGCCGAACGGCGCCGGCAAGACAACTTTCTTCAACTGTATCACTGGCTTCTATAAGCCGGAAGAAGGCGATATCGTTTTCAACGGACGCTCGATCCTGGGTCTTTCCTCCGACCAGATCAACATTCGAGGGATTTCGCGCACCTATCAAAACATCCGTCTATTCTCAAACCTGACGGCGATCGAAAACCTGCTGGTGGGTCAACACCCATTAATGAAAGCGACTTTATTCGGTCCCATCTTCGGGACGGCGGCAACCAAACGCGAAGAGAAAGCCGCCCTCGAGGAATCGTTGCGGCTCTTGAACTTCATCGGGCTGGCAAAAAAAGGCGACCTACTGGCGCGCAACCTTCCCTACGGAGATCAGAGGCGGCTCGAGATCGGGCGCGCGCTTGCCAGCAAACCCAAAATGCTCCTGCTCGATGAACCCACCGCGGGCATGAATCCTAATGAAACCGAAGAGATGACGAAGTTCATCCGCCACCTGCGCGACGAATTGGGGATCACCATCCTGTTGATCGAACACGATATGCGCGTGGTCATGGGCATCTCTGAAAAGATCACCGTGCTCGACTATGGCGAAAAGATCGCCGAGGGCACGCCCAAAGACATTCAAGGCAACCAACGCGTGATCGAAGCCTATCTCGGTCGCGGCACAGCCGGGCAAGTAAACCACTAAGCCGCGAGGAGAATATCACCATGGCAATGCTTGAACTCGATAATATTCACACGTATTACGGTAACATCCACGCGCTCAAAGGCATCTCGATCACTGTCGACAAAGGCGAGATCGTCACGCTCATCGGCGCGAATGGGGCTGGAAAAACCACCATCCTGCGCACGATCACCGGCTTGCTCAAACCGCGCGCGGGAACGGTCAAACTCAACGGCGAAGATATTGCCAGGCACAAGGCGAACGATATCGTCTACAAAGGGATCGCGATGGTCCCCGAAGGACGCGGCATCTTTGCCCGCCTCACCGTCACCGAAAACCTCGACATGGGCGCGTACAGCCGCAACTCGAAAACGGAATACGATACCGACATTCAACGTATCTTCAGCTTATTCCCGCGCTTGAAAGAACGCCGCAACCAGATCGCCGGCACACTCTCGGGCGGCGAACAACAAATGCTCGCCACCGGGCGCGCGCTCATGGCTCACCCCACCCTCCTGCTCATGGACGAACCCTCGATGGGTCTCGCGCCGGTGCTGGTGGAGTTGATCTTTGAAACCATCCAACAGATCAACAAAGAAGGCGTGACCGTCTTACTCGTGGAGCAAAACGCCCTCATGGCGCTCTCCATCGCCAACCGTGGCTATGTATTGCAATCTGGCGTGATCGTGTTGCAAGACGCCGCCGAAGCCCTCAAAAAAGACCCCACCGTGCAAAAGGCATATCTGGGGATGGAGTAACCGTTCGCCTCAAAGACAAAGCGCAGAGGAGAATCCATCCCCTCTGCGCTTTTTGCTACCACCACGCAATGCCCTGTTATCATAGGAAATAACTCATGCTCATCCTCAATGCGACTGAAGTTCGACAAGCCCTGCCGATGAACACTGCCATAGCCGCCATGAAGGACGCCTACGCCTCTCTTTCCGACGGGACGGCTGTCGCGCCATTGCGGACTCGTCTCCCCATCCCCAGCCGCGACGCGGTCAGCCTGTTCATGCCCGCCTACATGAAAAAAGATTCCACCGAAGCGCTCGCAGTCAAAGTCGTGTCGTTGTATCCATCCAACCCCCCGCGCGGACTCGCCTACATTCAAGCCGCAGTGTTAGTCTTCGACGCGGAGACAGGTCGCGCGATTGCGTTGCTCGAAGGAAGTTCCCTCACCGCCATCCGCACTGGCGCAGGGAGCGGCGCGGCAATTGACCTGCTCGCGCGCAAAGACAGCAAGGTTGTCGCCATCTTCGGCGCGGGACCACAAGGGAAGACCCAGCTCGAAGCCGCGTGTTCCGCCCGCAACATCGAAACCGCGTTCATCTATAATCCAACCACATCAAAAGCAGAATCGTTCGTTGAAGAAATGGCTGGGCTTGGAAATATTCCCAAAGACATCCGCGTGGCAAAGACTCCCAAAGAAGCCATCGAAAACGCGGACATTATCTGCACAGCGACAGGCTCGAAGAAACCCATCTTCGATGATAAAGACGTAAACACAGGAACGCACATCTCCGCCATCGGCGCGTACACGCCCGAGATGCAGGAACTCCCCATCGAAACCGTCGCGCGCTCTCGCATCGTTGTCGATTCGCGCGCCACTGTCATGGACGAGGCTGGCGACATCGTCAAAGCCATGAAAGCGGGGTTGATCACCGAGGCGAGCATCCATGCCGAACTTGGCGAGATCGTTTTGGGAACACACTCAGGCAGGCAGGCGGACGACGAGATCACCTTCTTCAAATCCGTTGGCAACGCGGTTCAAGATGCCGTCGCCGCGCAAGTCGCGTTAAAAAATGCTCATGCCATGAAGCTTGGCGTTGAAGTAAAATTTTAGAAAATCAGCCACAGAGCGCACAGAGACCTTTGAGTTTTTCTTCAGAATCCCTACGCTCTCTGTGACAGAGAAAAAAATGCCCTCTGCAGAAATCATCACCATCGGAACGGAAATTCTCCTCGGCGAGATCGTAGACACGAACACGCGGTATATCGCGCGCGTCTTGCGCGGCATGGGCGTGAACTTGTTCCGCACCATCACCATCGGCGATAACGTCGAACGGATCGCGGAATCCATCCGCAACTCGATGCGCCGCGCGGAAATTGTCATCACCACGGGAGGCTTGGGTCCGACCATTGACGACCCCACCCGCGAAGCGGTGGCGCGCGCGGCAGGCGTGGAACTCGAATTCCGCGAAGATTTGTGGGAACAGGTCGTCGAAAACATTTCGCGCTACGGGCGCAAGCCCTCCGAGAATCAAAAAAAGCAAGCCTACGCCCCCAAAGGCGCGATTGGGATCAAAAACCCCGTCGGCACCGCGCCGTGTTTTATTGTGGAGACCCCCCTCCAACTCCCCCCATTTTCGGAGAACATGGGGGGAGAGAAAGAGGGGGGTGTTGTCATTTCCCTGCCCGGCGTCCCCAACGAAATGGAACACGTCCTGCACGAGTCGGTGATTCCATATTTACAACAACGGTTCAACCTCAACGAACTCATCAAAATCAAAATCTTGCATTGCGCGGGCTTGGGCGAAGGATTGATCGACGAGAAGATCGCCGATCTCGAAACGTTGAGTAACCCGACGGTCGGTCTCGCCGCGCACACCGGCGTTGTGGACATTCGCATCGCGGCAAAAGCAAAAGATGAAACGCAAGCGGATGAAATGATCGCGACGATCGAACAAGACGTGCGCGCGCGGCTCGGGGAGGTGGTCTTCGGGGCAGATGAAGACACACTGGAAGACTCCGCTCTCCAAGCCGTGGCAAGCCGGGGCTGGAGTCTGACCGGGTTGGAATCCAATTTGAACGGTTTGCTTGCGCGAAAGATCTCGCGCACCACAATAGTCTCCAATCTCCAGGTTCCCAATCTCATCGAAACCCTTCGCGCCGCGCGAAACGAATCCAAAGCCGATGTCGCGCTGGGGGTCATGATCAATATCGAAGACCGCTCAGCGGATATGGCGCTCATCACACCCGAAGGCGAAAAGACGCACCATGTCACCTATGGCGGACCTCCGCGCAGTCTGCCGATGTGGTCGGTGAATCTTGCGCTCGATTGGATGCGCCGCCGGGCAATGGAAAATGCTCGATGAAACGAGGCACATCGGCGCGCGTTTGGGTGTATTCAATCTGGATCGTGAATGGAGTGATATTGCTGTGCCTGCTCGCCGGGGCGGCATTCTATTTGACCGACCAGACGGTGGAAGCCGTGGCGCCCAGCCAGCCAACAAAGTTCGCCCCCGCCTCGGAAGCCGCGCCGACAACCTTCTTTTTACCGACGCTGACGGCATTCCCAAATTTCACGCCGTATGTGTTTGAAACGTCGACGCCGTTTGTGCTCAACAACGGACCTGCGCCGAACGTTATCGGTTATTCAGTTGCGGGCTATCCTCTCGAAGCGTACAAATTCGGAAACGGCGAACGCGAATATTTGATCGTGGCGGGCATCCACGGCGGCTACGAATGGAATACAATTGCGCTGGCAAACGAATTGATCGAACATCTTAGCAAAGACCCGGGCGCGATTCCATCGGATGCGACCCTGTACATTATCCGCAACATGAACCCCGATGGCGAAGCCCGCGCCCACGGCGTGGACGGGCGCGTCAACAATAACGGCGTGGATTTGAACCGCAACTTCCCCAGTGAAAATTGGTCCGCCGACTGGGACCGCGACGGCTGTTGGATCTATCGCCCCACCACAGGCGGCTTGTACGGCGGTTCGGAACCTGAAACGCGTTCCGTGATGAGTTTCATCGAGGGGCAAAACATCACCGCATTAATTAGTTATCACAGCGCCGCGCTGGGAGTCTTCCCCGGCGGCGTGCCATGGACTCAAGAATCAAAGCAACTTGCCAAAGCATTGGCAAAAGCGACGAATTATCCATACCCCCCGGTGGACACTGGGTGTGTGTACACAGGCACACTCGCCGATTGGGCGGTCGAGAACGGCGTCGGCGCGGCAGTGGACATGGAATTGCGCGACCACAAGAACACCGATTTCGCCGCAAACTTGAAGGCGTTGAAGGCATTTTTGAATTTTGTTCCGTAACCACATCCGCACGGAGCGGAGTGCCGAGTGCAAGTCGAAGTGGTGCGATTGGTAGTGAACCGTCCACGAATAAAGACCACGAATTTACGAATGTCGGCAAATCAATTCGTTTATTCGTGCGCATTCGTGGACGGTCACCGATCCGCCAAATGAATAATGTCAAACCAGAGGAAATTTTGCATAAGGTGAGTTGGAAACATCATTCAAATGCAGGAAGATGTATAATTAGCAAAAGTGATTAGGCAATGAAAATTACTTTCGACATGAATGTTGACGCCCTCTACCTTGAATTCCTGCACCTCGAAGCAGGGCAAGCGGAAACGCGCCAATTAACCGAAGAAATTCTCGCCGATTACGGTCCCGACGGTACACTAGCGGGCTTGGAAATTCTCGATGCCCATCGCGTGCTGTCACAGACCTCAGGTCGCGTGATCTTTGAGATCGAACCCGCGCTTGTCACAGCAAGCCCGCAATAGAAATACGATCGGGCGGCAGAGATGCCGCCTTTTGCTTACTTTCAGGAGAATTCATGCAAACCGTAGACACCCTCTTCCTCAACGCCCACGTCCTCACCATGGACGAAACAATGACCCAATACAACCGAGGCGCGGTCGCAGTGACAGGCGACAGCATCGTCGCGGTGGGACCCGAAGACGCGATCAAGAAAGAATATTCAGGCAAAGAAACGATTGACTGCAAAGGCAAGATCCTCATGCCGGGCTTGGTCAACGCGCACACGCATGTGCCGATGACCCTCCTGCGCGGCATCGCAGACGATCTGCGACTCGACGTGTGGTTGCAAGGCTACATGTGGCCCGTTGAACGGCAATTTGCCTCACCAGAATTTGTCCGCTTGGGAACATCCATCGCCTGCGCCGAACTCATCAAAAGCGGCGTGACCACCTTCAACGACATGTATTTCTACGAAGACGCTGTCGCCACCGCCACCGCAGACGCGGGGATGCGCGGCATCTGCGGGCAATCCATTCTCAAATTCCCAACGCCCGACGCGGCGTCGTATGAAGACGCGATGGAAAAAGCGCGCGATTACATCAAAAAGTGGAAGGGGCATCCGCTTATCGTTCCGTCCATTGCGCCGCATGCGCCCTACACAACCACAGAAAATATTTTGCGCGAAACCGCCGAACTCGCCAAAGAGTTCGATATTCCGCTTCACACGCATCTCGCCGAAACGTCCTTCGAAGTGGACAACATGCGCAAAGAACAAGGCATACCCGTCATTCCATACGTGAAGAAACAGGGACTACTCGAAGCCAAGGTCATCGCCGCGCATTGCGTGCATCTCGACATCGGCGAGATCCGCACCCTGCATCACGCGGGCGCGGGCGTTTCACATAACCCTTCGTCGAATCTCAAACTTGCATCGGGCTTCGCGCCTGTGGTGAAAATGCTCGACGCCGGTCTCAACGTCGGCATCGGCACAGACGGTCCCGCCTCGAACAACGATCTGGATATGTTCGAAGAAGTGCGCCTCGCCGCGTTCATCGCCAAAGCGGTGACCAACGATCCGACGTCGCTCCCCGCGCCGCAAGCCTTGCTCATGGCGACGCGCCTCGGCGCCCAAGCGCTTCATATCGGACATCTAACTGGTTCGCTCACCCCCAGCCGCCGCGCCGACCTCATCCTCGTTGACCTCAGCCCTGTCCACAACTCCCCCTCCTTCCGCCGCTCGGCAGACAACGCGTACGCGCAGATCGTCTACGCCAGCAAATCCACCGATGTGACCGACGTGATGATCAACGGCAAATGGATCATGCGCGATCGTCAATTGCTCACACTCAAAGAAGATGAACTGCTCGCCCAAGCCGCCGACCTCGCCAAGCAAATTGATTCGTTCCTCGTCGAACGCGAACAATCGGTGTTATCGAAACTCATCGCTCTCGGCGGCTCGATGGAAGAGGAATCGTTCGAGGTGCAGGTCAAGGTCAAAATCACGGACCCAGACCGCGTCGTCCGCGAATTGATGCGAGACGAGATAGACATTCTGTACGAACGTCACTATCGTCAACATGACGCGTACTTCTTCTTCGAGGATGAGTCGCAAGGACGTCTGCGCTTCCGCGAAGACGATTTCGTGGACGATGCCAAGAACACGGTCACGCAAACGCGCGCGCGACTCACGTTGCTGGGGCAAAAGCGCGAGGGACACTTTGAACACGAAGTGCTGTTATCGCGCAGTCGCTTCCTCGCGCCCGCCACAAACTCGCTTCGTTTCTATCGGGAGTATTTCAAACCGAAGACCGAAATTACGATCGAAAAAGACCGCCTACGCTGGTTCATCAAATACAAAGACACCGAGTTTTACATCAACCTCGATCACATGACCACGCCGCCGCTCGGGCACTTCCTTGAAGTCAAATCGCGCACGTGGAGCCGCAAAGACGCCGACAACAAAGCCGATCTCCTCAACGAACTACTCGAACTGCTCGGCGCGGCAGACGGCGAAACAGTGACCGAAGATTACATTGACATCGTAGCCAACAAATAGAATCGCGCAACTTTTTATCCCTGCCAACTGTATGAAATTGCGAGGGCGATGCTACTCGCCCAAATCAATCTCCTGTTTCCATGAGATTGATTCCCACCGACAGGCTCAATGCCAACGTCGTCCTTCGCAACGGCACGAATCAAGGTGATAAAATGCGCAGACTCCTCCTCTCCCTCTCCATCCTGCTCCTCGCCTCCCTCGCCTGCAACGGCGGAGGCGTCCCGCCGCCTCCCGAAGACTCCATCTTCGACTCAGGCAAAACCGCGTACGGATTCTTCCCCTCCCCGCCCGAAGCGACACTCGATAGCATCTTCCAACTTTACAAAGATATGGATCAACACGCCGATTTTGTTTTGATCCAGCAAAACACAGCGTGGGAAGATTTTGTGGGCGGAACAGAATCTGAATCGCAAACGAAAACCGACTTGATCAATCAAGTTAAACTTGCAAATCAAAATCATCTCGAATACATCTTCGTCATTGATGCCCTCAACGGTCTCAATCGCCGCGAGTTCATTGGCTTGCCTGCTGGCTGGGAGGCGAGTTTTGCAAATCCCGATGTTCGCTCCGCGTATCGCAATTACGCGCTGTGGGTCGCGCGCACATTTCATCCGCGCTATCTCGGTCTCGCCTCCGAGATCAACACCTACATGGACGCGCATCCCGACGACGCGGGCAACTTCATCAGCCTCTACAACGAAATGTACGCGCTGGTCAAAGCCGAAGCGCCAGACACGCAGATCTTCGTCACTTTTCAATGGGATGATCTCAACAACATGTTCCCCCAGCCCGAGGAGGGCAATCGTCAGCGACTCAGCCCGAATTGGGAACAGATCGAAGCGTTCGAACCGAATCTGGATTTATGGGTGATCTCGACCTATCCCTACTTTGTGTTTCCCTCCGCCTCAGATATTCCAGCAGACTATTACACCCCGCTTCTCCTGCGGACGGGACGGGGAAGCCTGTCGCCATTGCTGAAAGCGGATTCTCCTCCCGTCCCGTCGGCTTCGCGCAAGGTTCTCCCGAAGACCAGGTGATTTTCCTCAACGCAGTCCACGACCAACTCGGACCGCGCCTCGCGTTCTGGGTAAACACCATCCTCACCGACTTCAACATGGACTCGTACGCGGCAGAAATGGCAAAGCAGGGACGCGATCCCAAAGACACAGAAGGCTTATCCAATTTTGCGTTCATCGGCTTTTTGAATCCCGACCGATCACTTAAACCCGCAATGGAAGTGTGGGATGGGTTTAGGAATCCGTAAAAAAGTGACGGTCATCTTTGATGTGACCGTCACTTAACTCAGGGTGATTGTATTTTTTCGATCAACCCTTGAATGATTTTTTCTTCATCGGGTGAAAGGTTTTCTTTTTGAACTTTATCGTAGATCGTAAGAAGCCAGACGGTATCCTCAAGGACAAAATAATACACCACGCGATAGCCTCCCCGTTTGCCACGCCCTTTCGCAGACATCCTTGCCTTTCGTGCTCCACCTGTGCGCGGAATGATGGGATGAGCCTCGGCGTCAAACGCTTGCAGGAAAGATTCAAAATCGCTGCGTAAGCTGGGATTATGCTTGCGCAGCGATTTCAAATTTCGGTCGAACCAAGTTGTGAAAATGAAGCGATACTTCATCAAGCGTCTTCCAACACCGCATCGAGATGAGAAGCCAGCTCCTCGGGCGTGTCGGCGCGGGAAACTCTTCCCAGTAGAATGTCTTGCAATCCCGCCGCGAGATGTTCGCCGAGTGTCAGCGACTCAAGCGGCGTTTCATCCATGATGGTGACCAATATTTCCGCGTTTTCAGGCAATTGAACGTCGTCTAACAATTCGATCCTGCCATTGCGAACTGTGGCGCGCAAGGTTGGGTAAATCATTGCTCGAACTCCTTTTGTGCAACGACGATTATAACTTGTTTCAGGAATTCAAACTCCAACAAAAACTCCATGCGAGAAGTACGGAATGGGTTTAGGAGTCGTTGATTCGTATCTCATTAATCACAGTACAAAGTAACATCGAATTTGTTTTCAACACCCGATAATATTTTAAAATCTGACAGCACGGCGTAATAGCCCTTCGCCTTCAAGCCCGCGCTTTGTAAACCATCTACGAGAAACAACGCCTTCGAGAGATAAGCGTTTTCCATCGTCAAGCCTTGGCCGTCCTCAAAATTGACCCCGATCTTCCACGCCTCATCTTGCGGACGCACATCGTTACACCCCGACAGCATGGCGGATTTAGCGGTGATCAACACCCACAATTCGTATTTTCCAGGTTGAATGTCTTCAATCTTGTATTCCCCTTTCGAGTTCGTCTTTTCGCCAGCGACCAAATCGAACGATTCGGCCATCCGCAGTTCGACTGTGCTGGAAAATGGCTTAACACTGCCATTCGAGATAGATATCGTTCCAATAAGCGATGCAGGCAGAGGGATCGGGGTATCGGAGGGGATTGGAGTGAGAGTCGAAGTTGGGCTTGGAGGCGCTGTCAGCGTGAATGTTATTGTCGCTGTAGGCAAGGGAGTGGATGTAGGCGCATCTGTCGGTACGGCTGTTGCCTGAACGCCGCAAGCGGTCAACAAAAGAACTAAGGTCAATGTCACAAACTGGAATTTGACGCGAGTCATATTTGCCTCCTAACGATTTGGATGTTTGTTTAACGGATCGGAAAATGGATTTGTTCCAACATCAAATACATTGCCCGCCTCATCGCCGCGCCCAATCCCGTCGAAACAAAGGATCGGGCAACACGCAAACGAATTACTCCGCCCGAAACTGCGCCAACGCTGTATCCACCTTATTTTGATCCACCCAGCCATCCGTCAAAAACGAATCGAACAACCCAAAATCCCCCTTGAGAATGCACAGCGCATACGCTCGCGACTCTACCGTTGGAGAATCGAGCGCATCGAGCATAATTTTCCGCACCGTCGCGCCAGATTGATCCATCAACAAAGTAATGTAAGCATCCTTCGTCTTCCACGGCATGGATTTATTCCACGTTGCCGCAAGCCGCGAAACATACTCGGGCTTGATCTCGTCGCGTAAACCTTCTAATTCCTCATAGTCTGCTCTTTGAACTGCGGCAAGCGCTTTAGCCAAAAATATATCTTCAGACATTTTTCTCCTCATTGTTATTTTTGCGCGATTATATCTTGTTTCAGGAACGCAGATCGCTCCCGCCCCCGTTGTAATTGAGGAAGT contains:
- a CDS encoding ABC transporter ATP-binding protein: MANILTAETVTKRFGGLTAVNTLSIEIPEKSIYSVIGPNGAGKTTFFNCITGFYKPEEGDIVFNGRSILGLSSDQINIRGISRTYQNIRLFSNLTAIENLLVGQHPLMKATLFGPIFGTAATKREEKAALEESLRLLNFIGLAKKGDLLARNLPYGDQRRLEIGRALASKPKMLLLDEPTAGMNPNETEEMTKFIRHLRDELGITILLIEHDMRVVMGISEKITVLDYGEKIAEGTPKDIQGNQRVIEAYLGRGTAGQVNH
- a CDS encoding competence/damage-inducible protein A codes for the protein MPSAEIITIGTEILLGEIVDTNTRYIARVLRGMGVNLFRTITIGDNVERIAESIRNSMRRAEIVITTGGLGPTIDDPTREAVARAAGVELEFREDLWEQVVENISRYGRKPSENQKKQAYAPKGAIGIKNPVGTAPCFIVETPLQLPPFSENMGGEKEGGVVISLPGVPNEMEHVLHESVIPYLQQRFNLNELIKIKILHCAGLGEGLIDEKIADLETLSNPTVGLAAHTGVVDIRIAAKAKDETQADEMIATIEQDVRARLGEVVFGADEDTLEDSALQAVASRGWSLTGLESNLNGLLARKISRTTIVSNLQVPNLIETLRAARNESKADVALGVMINIEDRSADMALITPEGEKTHHVTYGGPPRSLPMWSVNLALDWMRRRAMENAR
- a CDS encoding type II toxin-antitoxin system RelE/ParE family toxin, which codes for MKYRFIFTTWFDRNLKSLRKHNPSLRSDFESFLQAFDAEAHPIIPRTGGARKARMSAKGRGKRGGYRVVYYFVLEDTVWLLTIYDKVQKENLSPDEEKIIQGLIEKIQSP
- a CDS encoding succinylglutamate desuccinylase/aspartoacylase family protein, with the protein product MKRGTSARVWVYSIWIVNGVILLCLLAGAAFYLTDQTVEAVAPSQPTKFAPASEAAPTTFFLPTLTAFPNFTPYVFETSTPFVLNNGPAPNVIGYSVAGYPLEAYKFGNGEREYLIVAGIHGGYEWNTIALANELIEHLSKDPGAIPSDATLYIIRNMNPDGEARAHGVDGRVNNNGVDLNRNFPSENWSADWDRDGCWIYRPTTGGLYGGSEPETRSVMSFIEGQNITALISYHSAALGVFPGGVPWTQESKQLAKALAKATNYPYPPVDTGCVYTGTLADWAVENGVGAAVDMELRDHKNTDFAANLKALKAFLNFVP
- a CDS encoding amidohydrolase family protein, which gives rise to MQTVDTLFLNAHVLTMDETMTQYNRGAVAVTGDSIVAVGPEDAIKKEYSGKETIDCKGKILMPGLVNAHTHVPMTLLRGIADDLRLDVWLQGYMWPVERQFASPEFVRLGTSIACAELIKSGVTTFNDMYFYEDAVATATADAGMRGICGQSILKFPTPDAASYEDAMEKARDYIKKWKGHPLIVPSIAPHAPYTTTENILRETAELAKEFDIPLHTHLAETSFEVDNMRKEQGIPVIPYVKKQGLLEAKVIAAHCVHLDIGEIRTLHHAGAGVSHNPSSNLKLASGFAPVVKMLDAGLNVGIGTDGPASNNDLDMFEEVRLAAFIAKAVTNDPTSLPAPQALLMATRLGAQALHIGHLTGSLTPSRRADLILVDLSPVHNSPSFRRSADNAYAQIVYASKSTDVTDVMINGKWIMRDRQLLTLKEDELLAQAADLAKQIDSFLVEREQSVLSKLIALGGSMEEESFEVQVKVKITDPDRVVRELMRDEIDILYERHYRQHDAYFFFEDESQGRLRFREDDFVDDAKNTVTQTRARLTLLGQKREGHFEHEVLLSRSRFLAPATNSLRFYREYFKPKTEITIEKDRLRWFIKYKDTEFYINLDHMTTPPLGHFLEVKSRTWSRKDADNKADLLNELLELLGAADGETVTEDYIDIVANK
- a CDS encoding DUF2283 domain-containing protein, which gives rise to MNVDALYLEFLHLEAGQAETRQLTEEILADYGPDGTLAGLEILDAHRVLSQTSGRVIFEIEPALVTASPQ
- a CDS encoding ABC transporter ATP-binding protein produces the protein MAMLELDNIHTYYGNIHALKGISITVDKGEIVTLIGANGAGKTTILRTITGLLKPRAGTVKLNGEDIARHKANDIVYKGIAMVPEGRGIFARLTVTENLDMGAYSRNSKTEYDTDIQRIFSLFPRLKERRNQIAGTLSGGEQQMLATGRALMAHPTLLLMDEPSMGLAPVLVELIFETIQQINKEGVTVLLVEQNALMALSIANRGYVLQSGVIVLQDAAEALKKDPTVQKAYLGME
- a CDS encoding ornithine cyclodeaminase family protein, with protein sequence MLILNATEVRQALPMNTAIAAMKDAYASLSDGTAVAPLRTRLPIPSRDAVSLFMPAYMKKDSTEALAVKVVSLYPSNPPRGLAYIQAAVLVFDAETGRAIALLEGSSLTAIRTGAGSGAAIDLLARKDSKVVAIFGAGPQGKTQLEAACSARNIETAFIYNPTTSKAESFVEEMAGLGNIPKDIRVAKTPKEAIENADIICTATGSKKPIFDDKDVNTGTHISAIGAYTPEMQELPIETVARSRIVVDSRATVMDEAGDIVKAMKAGLITEASIHAELGEIVLGTHSGRQADDEITFFKSVGNAVQDAVAAQVALKNAHAMKLGVEVKF